The following coding sequences are from one Lycium ferocissimum isolate CSIRO_LF1 chromosome 3, AGI_CSIRO_Lferr_CH_V1, whole genome shotgun sequence window:
- the LOC132048917 gene encoding uncharacterized protein LOC132048917, whose product MCADRKVPDFEFGVGEQVLLKISPMKGVIQFEKRGKSSPRFLGSFEVLRRVRNVAYELALPSGLSIRWDSVLLDENLTNEEEPIAILNRQVRKLRSKEIASVKVQWKHHPVEEAT is encoded by the exons ATGTGTGCGGATCGAAAGGTTCCAGATTTTGAGTTTGGGGTGGGTGAGCAGGTGCTtctgaagatatcacccatgaagggtgttatacAATTTGAGAAGAGGGGCAAGTCGAGTCCGAGGTTCCTTGGCTCATTTGAGGTTCTCCGTAGAGTCAgaaatgttgcttatgagttggcgtTGCCATCGGGCCTATCAA TTCGTTGGGATTCTGTGCTACTTGATGAGAATCTGACCAATGAGGAGGAGCCGATAGCGATCTTGAATAGGCAGGTTCGGAAGTTGAGATCTAAAGAGATTGCTTCCGTGAAGGTTCAATGGAAGCATCatcctgttgaggaggctacttag